Proteins from a single region of Desulfolutivibrio sulfoxidireducens:
- a CDS encoding helix-turn-helix domain-containing protein — MVELCFTGPAAKRQEAMDCLRGLGFEAKPSDAIPWRTAFPEITDAALPGVCLRGARAREGLTQKQLSEITGVPARHISEMENGKRPIGRAMAKRLGTALGVGYKVFL, encoded by the coding sequence ATGGTTGAGCTGTGCTTTACCGGCCCGGCGGCCAAGCGCCAGGAGGCTATGGACTGCTTGCGGGGTCTGGGGTTTGAGGCGAAGCCCTCGGATGCCATTCCCTGGCGGACGGCCTTTCCGGAAATCACCGACGCCGCGTTGCCGGGCGTATGCCTACGCGGGGCCAGGGCCAGGGAGGGCCTGACGCAGAAGCAGCTTTCCGAAATAACCGGCGTCCCCGCCCGCCACATCTCCGAAATGGAAAACGGCAAGCGTCCCATCGGCAGGGCCATGGCCAAGCGGCTGGGGACGGCGCTTGGCGTCGGATACAAGGTGTTTTTGTAG
- a CDS encoding tyrosine-type recombinase/integrase, whose amino-acid sequence MKTGGAAMATTWARVEDYTGLMFREHPTRRHGPLPDRLFGYRMQVGKKRRFEIIGWASAGWTPKKAMIEMERLREAAKSGTGPASRAEKKAQADAQKLAEAEEAARLERENVTVEEFFKNEYFPLQKDDHKSIRGVQREEELFRLWIGPAIGKASIKDLGEIHIQKVKRAMLDAGRSPRTVEYAFAVIRQIVNLARQRGIYAGDSPTRLVKKPTKDNRRHRFLEEGEAARLLDALAEKSFQVRDIALLSLHTGLRAGEIFALTWADVAHDGLKVTDTKSGKNRVVPLNQTAREMLDARRPADAAPTGLVFPSEKGTRIGQVSQTFVKVAERLFNQGVDDPRDRVVFHTLRHTFASWLVRRGTPLIIVAKLMGHSTTAMTERYSHLAPGDLRAAVATLETAPVKTRPAPPKKIVINFPK is encoded by the coding sequence ATGAAAACCGGAGGGGCGGCAATGGCAACCACCTGGGCAAGAGTCGAGGACTATACGGGATTGATGTTTCGAGAGCATCCCACCAGACGACACGGACCACTTCCGGATCGGCTTTTTGGATACCGGATGCAGGTGGGGAAAAAGCGCCGTTTTGAAATCATCGGCTGGGCATCGGCGGGCTGGACCCCCAAGAAAGCCATGATCGAGATGGAGCGTTTGCGAGAGGCCGCGAAAAGCGGAACAGGCCCCGCGTCCAGAGCCGAAAAGAAGGCCCAGGCCGACGCGCAAAAGCTGGCCGAAGCCGAAGAGGCCGCCCGCCTGGAACGCGAGAACGTGACCGTGGAGGAATTTTTCAAGAATGAATACTTCCCCCTTCAAAAGGACGACCACAAGAGCATCCGTGGCGTTCAGCGCGAGGAGGAGCTTTTCCGCCTATGGATCGGCCCGGCCATCGGCAAAGCCAGCATCAAAGACCTGGGGGAAATCCACATCCAGAAGGTCAAGCGGGCCATGCTCGACGCCGGAAGGTCTCCACGCACCGTTGAATATGCCTTTGCTGTGATCCGCCAGATTGTGAACCTTGCCCGGCAACGCGGCATCTACGCCGGGGACTCCCCTACCCGGCTGGTGAAAAAACCCACCAAGGACAATCGGCGTCATCGGTTCCTTGAAGAGGGCGAAGCCGCCCGCTTACTGGATGCGCTGGCGGAAAAGAGCTTCCAGGTCCGGGACATTGCGTTACTGTCCCTGCATACTGGATTGCGAGCTGGGGAAATCTTCGCCCTTACCTGGGCAGACGTGGCCCACGACGGCTTGAAGGTCACGGACACCAAATCCGGCAAAAATCGCGTGGTGCCGCTAAACCAGACCGCCCGGGAAATGCTCGACGCCCGACGCCCAGCAGATGCCGCGCCCACGGGGCTTGTGTTCCCCTCCGAAAAGGGAACGCGGATCGGGCAGGTTTCGCAGACATTCGTCAAGGTAGCCGAGCGCCTTTTCAATCAGGGCGTGGACGATCCCCGGGATCGGGTTGTTTTCCACACCCTGCGACACACATTCGCCAGTTGGCTGGTTCGGCGTGGCACGCCTTTGATTATCGTGGCGAAGCTAATGGGGCACTCCACCACGGCCATGACGGAAAGATATTCACACCTCGCCCCAGGAGACCTGAGGGCCGCAGTGGCGACCCTGGAGACCGCCCCGGTCAAAACCCGGCCCGCACCGCCAAAAAAAATCGTCATCAATTTCCCAAAATAA
- a CDS encoding DnaT-like ssDNA-binding protein, whose product MPTVTKGTNSYVTEAEATAYFADRLHADAWTEATEGNRQKALLMACKLLDGHILWTGYKTDDAQALAWPRIGVTGVALDVVPASVGIAQMELALILLKTDVTALPDTAGIKSLEVAGAVKLDMNPADRVKVIPDQVFSLVCGYGTRTGGLRSITVRR is encoded by the coding sequence ATGCCGACCGTGACCAAGGGAACGAACAGCTACGTCACCGAAGCCGAGGCCACGGCCTACTTTGCCGACCGCCTCCACGCCGACGCCTGGACCGAAGCAACCGAGGGCAACCGGCAAAAGGCCCTTCTCATGGCCTGTAAGCTCCTGGACGGGCATATATTGTGGACCGGCTACAAGACCGACGACGCCCAGGCCCTTGCATGGCCCCGGATCGGCGTGACCGGCGTGGCCCTGGATGTGGTCCCGGCAAGCGTCGGCATCGCCCAGATGGAGCTTGCCTTGATCCTGCTCAAGACGGACGTGACGGCCCTGCCCGATACGGCCGGCATCAAGTCCCTGGAGGTGGCCGGGGCGGTCAAGCTGGACATGAACCCGGCCGACAGGGTGAAGGTTATTCCGGATCAGGTCTTTTCCCTGGTGTGCGGCTACGGGACCAGAACCGGCGGCCTGCGATCCATCACCGTGCGGCGATAG
- the metG gene encoding methionine--tRNA ligase produces MNRFFISTPIYYVNAKPHLGHAYTTIVADCAARFHRLFGEEVFFLTGTDEHGDKIAEAAKAAGQTPAQYADAISALFRDMWPHLGIEYTRFIRTTEKEHVRTVQAALQKVHDQGDIYFGDYGGHYCFGCERFLTEKELVDGLCPDHKTKPEYIAEKNYFFRMSRYQDRLLEHIRKNPDFIRPTQYRNEVISLLESGALEDLCISRPTSRLTWGVKLPFDENYVTYVWFDALINYITALGWPNGENFAAFWPCAQHLVAKDILKPHAVFWPTMLMALGLEPYRHLNVHGYWLVKDTKMSKSLGNVVEPRAMAQAFGVSGMRYFLLREMTFGHDASFSEESMTARFNADLANDLGNLFNRVLAMTHRYFGGVLPETAGADFSKEDSDLAGLAVAAACNWRDMFVSMRFSKGLEALWELVRALNKHVDASAPWTLFKEGKTARLSAVLHTTLAGMRKVAMLLWPVMPEAAEKMLAQLGQAFAPATADAAREMAELVMLPGGTRVETASALFPRRESLASPETATAPAKASKAKEKSLPAGAPAPAKDARAKDAPAPAEVEFADFQKLDLRLGTVLSVAPVPGADRLYIVTVDLGEDSPRQVVAGLAEFFKPDELSGRQVVVVANLKPRKLRGVMSHGMILAVRTSGGMELLTASGAVVPGSRVS; encoded by the coding sequence GTGAATCGGTTCTTCATTTCCACACCCATCTATTACGTCAACGCCAAGCCGCACCTGGGCCACGCCTACACCACCATCGTGGCCGACTGCGCCGCGAGGTTCCACAGGCTTTTCGGCGAGGAGGTCTTTTTCCTCACCGGCACCGACGAACACGGCGACAAGATCGCCGAGGCGGCCAAGGCCGCCGGCCAGACCCCGGCCCAGTACGCGGACGCCATAAGCGCCCTGTTCCGCGACATGTGGCCGCACCTTGGCATCGAATACACGCGCTTTATCCGCACCACCGAAAAGGAGCACGTCCGGACGGTCCAGGCCGCCCTGCAAAAGGTCCACGACCAGGGCGACATCTACTTCGGGGACTACGGCGGCCACTACTGTTTCGGCTGCGAGCGCTTTCTCACGGAAAAGGAGCTGGTGGACGGCCTGTGCCCGGACCACAAGACCAAACCCGAATACATTGCCGAGAAGAACTACTTCTTCCGCATGTCCAGGTACCAGGACCGGCTTCTGGAGCACATCCGGAAGAATCCGGACTTCATCCGCCCCACCCAGTATCGAAACGAGGTGATAAGCCTGCTGGAAAGCGGCGCCCTGGAGGACCTGTGCATCTCCCGGCCCACCTCGCGCCTGACCTGGGGGGTGAAGCTGCCCTTTGACGAGAACTACGTGACCTACGTGTGGTTCGACGCACTGATCAACTACATCACCGCCCTGGGCTGGCCAAACGGCGAAAACTTCGCCGCCTTCTGGCCATGCGCCCAGCATCTGGTGGCCAAGGATATCCTAAAACCCCACGCCGTGTTCTGGCCGACCATGCTCATGGCCCTGGGCCTCGAGCCCTACCGGCATTTGAACGTCCATGGCTACTGGCTGGTCAAGGACACCAAGATGTCCAAGTCGCTTGGCAACGTGGTCGAGCCCCGGGCCATGGCCCAGGCCTTCGGGGTCTCGGGCATGCGCTATTTCCTTTTGCGGGAGATGACCTTCGGCCACGACGCCAGTTTTTCCGAGGAGTCCATGACGGCCCGGTTCAACGCCGACCTGGCCAACGACCTGGGCAACCTGTTCAACCGGGTTTTGGCCATGACCCACAGGTATTTCGGGGGCGTGCTCCCGGAGACGGCCGGGGCCGACTTCTCCAAAGAGGACTCGGACCTGGCCGGCCTGGCGGTCGCGGCCGCCTGCAACTGGCGGGACATGTTTGTGTCCATGCGTTTTTCCAAGGGTCTGGAGGCCCTGTGGGAACTGGTCCGGGCCCTGAACAAGCATGTGGACGCCTCGGCCCCCTGGACGCTTTTCAAGGAGGGCAAGACCGCCCGCCTGTCGGCCGTGCTGCACACGACCCTGGCCGGCATGCGCAAGGTGGCGATGCTCTTGTGGCCGGTGATGCCCGAGGCCGCGGAAAAGATGCTGGCCCAATTGGGGCAGGCCTTTGCCCCGGCCACGGCGGACGCGGCCCGGGAGATGGCCGAACTGGTCATGCTGCCGGGCGGGACCCGGGTGGAGACGGCCTCGGCCCTGTTCCCGCGCAGGGAATCCCTGGCTTCGCCGGAGACCGCCACGGCCCCGGCCAAGGCCTCGAAGGCCAAGGAGAAATCCCTCCCGGCCGGCGCACCCGCCCCGGCCAAGGACGCCCGGGCAAAGGACGCCCCGGCCCCGGCCGAGGTGGAATTCGCCGACTTCCAGAAACTTGACCTGCGCCTGGGCACGGTCCTTTCCGTCGCGCCTGTCCCGGGCGCGGACCGGCTGTACATCGTCACCGTGGACCTGGGCGAGGACAGTCCGCGCCAGGTGGTGGCGGGCCTGGCGGAATTCTTCAAACCCGACGAGCTGTCCGGCCGGCAGGTGGTGGTGGTGGCCAATTTGAAGCCCCGCAAGCTGCGCGGTGTCATGTCCCACGGCATGATCCTGGCCGTGCGCACCTCGGGAGGCATGGAACTTCTGACCGCCTCGGGGGCGGTCGTCCCGGGTTCCAGGGTATCGTAG
- a CDS encoding major capsid protein has product MALTLIEAAKLAQTPLQAGVIETIAKNSGVLERLPFLPVSSNAYTYNREQTLPGVAFRAVGENYTESTGVINPVTERLSILGGVSDYDRALVKTQGNVNNLRAVHDAMKAKSEALKFTATFFNGDSEANPKAFDGLKKRLTGNQVINQGSTSGGDVLTLAKLDELIDAVAGGPDAIFLNKRMRRKVSDLVRAAGQSTEVVSDAFGRQLTAYAGIPLVAIEADETETDILGFTEDNPGGGTAASTSMYACRFGAGEYVSGLECGGVDVIDMGLYSGGTALRTLIEWITGMAVFHPKAAARLRGIKNA; this is encoded by the coding sequence ATGGCTTTGACCCTTATCGAAGCGGCCAAACTGGCCCAGACCCCCTTGCAGGCGGGAGTGATCGAAACCATCGCCAAGAACAGCGGCGTGCTTGAGCGTCTGCCGTTCCTGCCGGTTTCCAGCAACGCCTACACCTACAACCGGGAGCAGACCTTGCCGGGCGTGGCCTTTCGCGCCGTGGGCGAGAACTACACGGAATCCACGGGCGTCATCAATCCCGTGACGGAACGCCTGTCCATCCTGGGGGGCGTTTCCGATTACGACCGCGCCCTGGTGAAGACTCAGGGCAACGTGAACAACCTGCGGGCCGTGCATGACGCCATGAAGGCCAAGAGCGAGGCCCTGAAGTTCACCGCCACCTTCTTCAACGGCGATTCCGAGGCCAACCCGAAGGCTTTCGACGGCCTGAAAAAGCGCCTGACCGGCAACCAGGTCATCAACCAGGGGAGCACCAGCGGCGGCGACGTTCTGACCCTGGCGAAGCTTGACGAATTGATCGACGCCGTGGCGGGTGGCCCGGATGCGATCTTTTTGAACAAGCGGATGCGCCGGAAGGTTTCGGACCTGGTTCGCGCCGCCGGGCAGTCCACGGAAGTGGTTTCCGACGCCTTTGGCCGCCAGTTGACCGCTTATGCCGGGATTCCCCTGGTGGCCATCGAAGCTGACGAAACCGAAACCGACATCCTGGGCTTCACCGAGGACAACCCCGGGGGCGGCACGGCCGCTTCCACGTCCATGTACGCCTGCCGCTTCGGCGCGGGTGAATACGTCTCCGGCCTGGAGTGCGGGGGCGTGGATGTGATCGACATGGGCCTTTACTCCGGCGGGACCGCCCTGCGGACCCTGATCGAGTGGATCACCGGAATGGCCGTGTTCCATCCCAAGGCCGCCGCCCGCCTGCGGGGCATCAAGAACGCTTAA
- a CDS encoding phage portal protein — translation MLFTSQVPALLQSVLDGARASATTARKADAAKRLDFFHDGQLPHLLEQLERKFAQPEKLTPVFVNVVKKIVCQLALVYLDTPKREVEGSEADKELFALIVEQADLDAVMKTASRYVKLLKTCMIRPVWRNGRLDLDLLTPDLLDVEVGDSPRDVLKVMVTHYAESGRTDEVTYSLWTPETWKRLDWRGQEIEGGPNPYGVLPFLPLWDRTPTDSFWLPGGDDLVSIQEAINLKLTDLLHVIEAQGFGLGWIKGGEGGGTIDAGPGQMVELPEGGELGFAAPEAPIEEVVAAIDKLLKWAAISNGLSAASLSTDPTSESGVSKIVGNRELEEMRRDDVGLFRGYEKRLFGLIRAVWNHHNQGQKISEAAALRVDFADPKPETSEKDQAATWELLLGMGLISPVDAAMERNPDLATRDDALAHLLRVRDETAALTENRV, via the coding sequence ATGCTTTTTACCTCGCAAGTCCCTGCCCTTTTGCAGTCGGTTCTGGACGGCGCCCGAGCAAGCGCCACGACGGCCAGGAAGGCGGACGCGGCCAAACGCCTGGACTTCTTCCACGACGGCCAGCTTCCGCACCTTCTGGAGCAGCTTGAACGCAAATTCGCACAGCCGGAGAAGTTGACGCCGGTTTTCGTGAACGTGGTCAAAAAGATCGTCTGTCAGTTGGCCCTGGTCTACCTGGATACGCCCAAGCGCGAGGTGGAGGGTTCGGAGGCCGACAAAGAACTCTTCGCCCTGATCGTGGAGCAGGCGGACCTTGACGCCGTGATGAAGACCGCCAGCCGGTACGTCAAGCTTCTCAAGACCTGCATGATCCGGCCGGTGTGGCGAAACGGGCGTCTGGACCTGGACCTTTTGACGCCGGACCTCCTGGACGTGGAAGTGGGCGACTCCCCGCGCGACGTGCTGAAGGTCATGGTCACGCACTACGCCGAATCCGGGCGGACGGACGAAGTTACCTACAGCCTGTGGACCCCGGAGACCTGGAAGCGTCTGGACTGGCGGGGGCAGGAGATCGAGGGCGGCCCGAATCCGTATGGCGTGCTTCCGTTCCTGCCGCTTTGGGACCGGACCCCCACGGATTCATTTTGGCTTCCCGGCGGGGATGACCTCGTTTCCATCCAGGAGGCCATCAATCTGAAGCTGACGGATCTTTTACATGTGATCGAGGCGCAAGGTTTCGGCCTGGGCTGGATCAAGGGCGGCGAGGGAGGCGGCACTATCGATGCCGGACCCGGCCAGATGGTTGAACTTCCCGAGGGCGGCGAACTTGGTTTTGCAGCGCCCGAGGCCCCGATTGAAGAGGTGGTGGCGGCTATCGACAAGCTTTTGAAGTGGGCGGCCATCTCCAACGGCCTGAGTGCGGCCAGCCTGAGCACGGACCCCACCAGCGAAAGCGGCGTCTCCAAGATCGTGGGCAACCGGGAACTTGAGGAAATGCGCCGCGACGACGTGGGCCTTTTCCGGGGGTATGAGAAGCGGCTTTTCGGCCTGATCCGCGCCGTCTGGAATCATCACAACCAGGGGCAGAAGATTTCCGAGGCCGCCGCATTGCGCGTGGATTTTGCGGACCCCAAGCCCGAGACATCCGAGAAGGACCAGGCCGCGACGTGGGAACTTCTCCTGGGCATGGGGCTTATCAGTCCTGTGGATGCCGCCATGGAGCGCAATCCGGACCTTGCCACCAGGGACGACGCCCTGGCCCACCTCCTGCGGGTGCGGGATGAGACGGCGGCCCTGACGGAAAACCGAGTTTAA
- the ricT gene encoding PSP1 domain-containing protein → MSQTLGLKFRDFGQIYYFSSGPYVVRAGDFVLVKTDQGLGMARVADIPDDPPKELSPEDIKPIYRLANEDDLAVGEENAVLAREAFLYCRECIRNRDLDMKLVDVEVFHDRGKIIFYFTAPGRIDFRELVKDLVKNYHTRIELRQIGVRHETQMLGAIGNCGQICCCRRFMRKFAPVTIKMAKEQNLFLNPAKISGMCGRLLCCLNFEQGNYDEFQRKCPKIGKRLNTSLGTVKILRTNLFRETVSVLTEGGEEKELTLEEWQDVLAGAPTESQAQPHTEDRPGPRGEGGPSPSGDMPPAEAGQAPTNAPARAKNGQGREPRPDPRGRRPQKKRFAPRRDDPKTPSRPAPEQRPGPRKNKTREGSE, encoded by the coding sequence ATGAGCCAGACGCTAGGCCTTAAATTCAGAGATTTCGGACAGATTTACTACTTTTCCTCCGGACCTTACGTGGTCCGGGCCGGGGACTTCGTCCTGGTCAAGACCGACCAGGGGCTGGGCATGGCCCGGGTGGCCGACATCCCGGACGACCCGCCCAAGGAACTGAGCCCCGAGGACATCAAGCCCATCTACCGCCTGGCCAACGAGGACGACCTGGCCGTTGGCGAGGAAAACGCCGTCCTGGCCCGCGAGGCCTTCCTCTATTGCCGCGAATGCATCCGCAACCGCGACCTGGACATGAAGCTCGTGGACGTGGAGGTCTTTCACGACCGGGGCAAGATCATCTTCTATTTCACGGCCCCCGGCCGCATCGACTTCCGCGAACTGGTCAAGGATCTGGTCAAGAACTACCACACCCGCATCGAACTGCGCCAGATCGGGGTGCGCCACGAGACCCAGATGCTCGGGGCCATCGGCAACTGCGGCCAGATCTGCTGCTGCCGCCGCTTCATGCGCAAATTCGCGCCCGTGACCATCAAGATGGCCAAGGAACAAAACCTGTTCTTGAACCCGGCCAAGATCTCCGGCATGTGCGGCAGGCTTCTGTGCTGCCTCAATTTCGAACAGGGCAACTATGACGAGTTCCAGCGCAAATGCCCCAAAATCGGCAAGCGCCTGAATACCTCCCTGGGTACGGTCAAAATCCTGCGTACCAACCTCTTTCGGGAGACCGTCTCCGTGCTCACGGAGGGCGGCGAGGAAAAGGAACTAACCCTCGAGGAATGGCAGGATGTCCTGGCCGGCGCGCCGACCGAATCCCAGGCCCAGCCCCACACCGAGGATCGCCCGGGACCTCGCGGCGAGGGGGGACCCTCCCCCTCCGGGGATATGCCTCCGGCCGAGGCCGGCCAGGCCCCGACAAACGCCCCTGCCCGCGCGAAAAACGGCCAGGGCCGGGAGCCGCGCCCCGATCCCCGGGGCAGGCGGCCGCAAAAAAAGCGCTTCGCCCCGCGCCGGGACGACCCCAAAACCCCCAGCCGTCCGGCCCCCGAGCAACGGCCCGGACCTCGCAAAAACAAGACCCGGGAGGGTTCCGAGTGA
- a CDS encoding ERCC4 domain-containing protein, which yields MIVLVDSREQAPFPFIRFNVQAERAGLPTGDYSLPGFEDKAAIERKSLDDLVSCLMGKNRDRFERELTRGKAYELFAVVCEGSYQDIAEGRYRSEMKPQAVLQSIVAFQVRYGVNFIMAGTRQAAEYLTFSLLEKFQREIEERWKALERGRKKGAAPCHDPGAS from the coding sequence GTGATCGTGCTGGTCGATAGCCGCGAACAGGCCCCCTTCCCTTTCATCCGGTTCAACGTCCAGGCGGAGAGAGCCGGGTTGCCCACCGGTGATTATTCCCTGCCCGGATTCGAGGACAAGGCCGCCATCGAACGCAAATCCCTGGATGACCTCGTGTCCTGCCTCATGGGGAAGAACCGGGACCGTTTCGAGCGTGAACTTACCCGGGGCAAAGCCTACGAGCTTTTCGCCGTGGTTTGCGAAGGTTCGTATCAGGACATCGCAGAGGGGCGGTACAGAAGCGAAATGAAGCCCCAGGCGGTCCTGCAATCCATCGTCGCCTTCCAGGTCCGCTACGGGGTCAACTTCATCATGGCCGGGACCAGACAAGCCGCTGAGTACCTGACCTTCAGCCTTCTGGAAAAATTTCAGCGGGAGATTGAGGAGCGATGGAAAGCCTTGGAGCGGGGAAGGAAAAAAGGTGCGGCCCCGTGCCACGATCCGGGGGCGTCGTAA
- a CDS encoding AAA family ATPase produces the protein MINKSEVLARLDFRAFYNAELPDINGAGVELNAPCPFHEDSGRHFYANAETGYYKCQRCNVSGDVFTFMQERHGLDFQTALARLAEKVGLSNGNGQRKKSKDDHARAIPDNIRQLYHYTDEDEQYLFSTVRFEEAGRKKTFRQWRWDETAQDYIQNIDGVRLVPYNLPEMLTANEIFLVEGEKDVESLRAIGLCGSCNAMGAGKWKDEYNIHFQGKHVVILPDNDQPGQDHAAMVCEALYPHVASAKLVDLPGLPEKGDVSDWLERGGTRDALLALVDQVPAWKPAWAMDCISAADFMEVEITLTPLVEGLLNERESLLVCGPSGLGKSVLTLNFALAAGLGADAGLWGLFPVSRPLRSLFVQSENSAAGTQARLRKIISAMPELRPALEQIIFPDPHRVTGELTDSTFQERLVDACRRHGADLLVLDPLISFHGQDENDNASMRRSLDYLSAICDAANVGTLLVHHVGKNTSDNGVFAGRGASAIGDWAANILLMKPTEIDGERTNIIEMQHQKARNFETVSPFYLERRRDLSMVRTENPQKRAKNAEAVEVVTSAMEDMGGRVNRKGALWDKLMSTTGQSRSTVRRMVDTALRQGAITECPADEKTRGAAEGYILRQVPVGF, from the coding sequence ATGATTAACAAATCAGAAGTGCTGGCCCGCCTGGATTTTCGAGCGTTCTATAACGCAGAACTCCCAGACATCAATGGTGCGGGGGTTGAACTCAATGCGCCATGTCCGTTTCACGAGGATTCGGGGCGGCACTTCTACGCCAACGCGGAAACAGGGTATTATAAGTGCCAGCGGTGCAATGTGAGCGGAGACGTATTTACGTTCATGCAGGAACGACACGGCCTGGATTTTCAGACCGCACTTGCACGACTGGCCGAAAAGGTGGGCTTGAGCAACGGCAACGGGCAACGGAAAAAATCAAAGGACGACCATGCACGGGCCATTCCGGACAACATCCGCCAGTTGTACCACTACACGGACGAGGACGAGCAATATCTATTCTCCACGGTGCGATTTGAGGAAGCCGGGCGGAAAAAGACGTTCCGTCAGTGGCGATGGGATGAGACAGCACAGGACTACATCCAGAATATAGACGGTGTGCGTCTGGTTCCCTACAACCTTCCAGAAATGTTGACCGCAAACGAGATATTTCTTGTAGAAGGCGAAAAGGATGTTGAATCACTGCGTGCAATAGGTCTTTGCGGATCGTGCAACGCAATGGGCGCTGGAAAGTGGAAGGACGAATACAACATTCATTTTCAAGGCAAGCACGTCGTAATCCTTCCAGACAACGACCAGCCGGGGCAAGATCACGCCGCGATGGTGTGCGAGGCCCTTTATCCCCACGTCGCATCGGCCAAGCTGGTTGACCTGCCGGGCCTTCCGGAAAAGGGCGACGTATCCGACTGGCTGGAACGAGGCGGAACCCGGGATGCCCTCCTGGCCCTTGTAGATCAGGTGCCCGCATGGAAGCCCGCATGGGCCATGGACTGCATTTCAGCGGCCGATTTCATGGAAGTGGAGATCACCTTGACACCCCTGGTGGAAGGTCTCCTGAATGAGCGTGAAAGCCTCCTGGTGTGCGGGCCGTCAGGTTTGGGAAAAAGCGTCCTGACCCTGAACTTCGCTCTTGCCGCCGGGCTGGGGGCCGATGCCGGGTTGTGGGGCCTGTTCCCGGTTTCCAGGCCCTTGAGGAGTCTCTTTGTTCAGTCGGAGAATAGCGCGGCCGGAACACAGGCCCGTTTGAGAAAAATCATTTCGGCAATGCCCGAGCTACGCCCCGCCCTGGAGCAGATCATTTTCCCCGACCCCCACCGTGTTACCGGCGAGTTGACCGATAGCACATTTCAGGAACGCCTGGTTGACGCCTGCCGCAGACATGGTGCTGATCTTCTGGTGTTGGACCCACTGATTTCCTTCCACGGCCAGGACGAAAACGACAATGCCTCCATGCGGCGGTCCCTGGATTACCTGTCCGCGATATGTGACGCGGCGAATGTCGGAACCCTCCTGGTGCATCATGTTGGCAAAAACACGTCGGACAACGGCGTTTTTGCAGGGCGCGGGGCATCGGCCATCGGGGATTGGGCGGCAAATATCCTGCTTATGAAGCCGACTGAGATCGACGGCGAGCGAACCAACATCATCGAAATGCAGCACCAAAAGGCCCGGAACTTCGAGACGGTCTCGCCCTTCTACCTTGAGCGGCGACGGGACTTGTCCATGGTGAGGACGGAGAACCCCCAAAAGCGGGCCAAAAACGCCGAAGCCGTCGAGGTAGTCACGTCTGCAATGGAAGACATGGGTGGCCGCGTGAACCGCAAGGGTGCCCTGTGGGACAAGCTTATGAGCACAACTGGACAGTCGAGGTCAACGGTTCGCCGGATGGTGGATACCGCGCTTCGGCAGGGGGCCATCACTGAGTGCCCGGCCGACGAAAAGACCCGGGGCGCAGCCGAGGGCTACATCCTTCGTCAAGTACCAGTCGGGTTTTAG